In a single window of the Methanolobus psychrophilus R15 genome:
- a CDS encoding flagellin, translating into MKANNKVFLKTDTRAQVGIGTLIIFIAMVLVAAVAAAVLIQTSGILQQKAQSTGKQSTQEVSSNLMIKGIEGVRAKDNSSVAGSISLLKLNVGLNVGSSPVDVNQVVVSITDGTTTNNLVYANNDKTHSETMDGFLTSNTGIQNMVEMLTGNATVGMNAKYFFTAEKIRDEDGSFSQEKPIMNTGDLVTIYISTVASSDTGFETVGSEATSGLKDSGLVIGPRTTVNIVFTPESGATTVAEFVTPSSYGIRETVQLYP; encoded by the coding sequence ATGAAAGCGAACAATAAAGTGTTCCTTAAAACAGATACGCGTGCCCAGGTAGGAATTGGTACACTTATTATCTTCATTGCCATGGTCCTGGTTGCTGCAGTTGCTGCTGCTGTGCTTATACAGACATCCGGTATCCTGCAGCAAAAAGCCCAATCTACTGGTAAGCAATCAACCCAGGAAGTATCATCTAACCTGATGATCAAGGGCATTGAGGGTGTCCGTGCAAAGGATAATAGTTCTGTGGCAGGCAGCATTTCCCTGCTGAAACTCAATGTGGGCCTGAATGTCGGAAGTTCTCCAGTGGACGTGAATCAGGTCGTTGTTTCCATTACTGACGGCACCACAACTAATAACCTGGTATATGCCAATAATGACAAGACCCATAGTGAAACAATGGACGGTTTTTTAACCTCAAACACCGGCATTCAGAATATGGTGGAGATGTTGACAGGCAATGCTACTGTTGGAATGAATGCGAAGTACTTCTTCACTGCGGAAAAGATACGTGATGAAGATGGTTCTTTCTCTCAGGAGAAACCGATTATGAACACTGGTGACTTAGTAACTATTTACATATCCACAGTTGCATCCAGTGACACGGGATTTGAAACGGTGGGTAGCGAAGCTACTTCCGGGCTGAAGGACAGCGGTCTGGTAATTGGGCCCAGGACTACCGTGAACATTGTGTTCACACCGGAATCTGGTGCCACTACAGTTGCAGAGTTTGTAACTCCATCCTCATATGGTATCAGGGAAACCGTGCAGCTTTACCCGTAA
- a CDS encoding histone deacetylase superfamily: protein MHDPLLNGYPSPENPTRLDRILSYLSEKRYLDDGRCYLFRSEPATIEDILRVHTEEYVASVTASIQQSRKNLGKDTYLCEGSFDVLLQSIGAVLRAGEVVANGACDHSFALVRPPGHHAGKSTSGGFCVFNNSAILVHFLRDIFRIKKVAILNIDAHASDGTYGIFSADPDVLCISVHQDPSKVYPHTGFIKDIGVRPALGLSINMEMPLRSGNKEYGILFEDIIEKVMIKFDPEIVILECGFDAYHKESLSQLDLTIDGYYSIIDFLASRWKVVCLLEGGYHEDIGLLAAVVLEGLMGRRTIKDEIDQIDLLASRHVNTRKEFQEKLSRLKLILSPYWDLDKPVSCQVR from the coding sequence ATGCATGATCCTCTGCTTAACGGATATCCCAGCCCTGAGAATCCCACTCGGCTGGACCGGATACTTAGCTACCTGTCTGAGAAAAGGTACCTGGATGACGGGAGGTGCTATTTGTTCCGATCTGAGCCTGCCACGATCGAAGATATACTGAGGGTGCATACGGAAGAATACGTTGCCAGTGTAACAGCAAGTATCCAGCAATCCCGGAAGAATCTTGGAAAGGACACTTACCTGTGTGAAGGTTCCTTTGATGTCCTTCTCCAGTCAATAGGCGCTGTGCTACGTGCAGGCGAAGTAGTGGCAAATGGTGCATGTGATCATTCTTTTGCCTTAGTGCGTCCTCCGGGGCATCATGCCGGCAAAAGCACTTCCGGCGGATTCTGTGTTTTTAACAATTCGGCTATACTGGTTCATTTCCTGAGGGATATCTTCAGGATCAAAAAGGTGGCAATACTGAATATAGACGCTCATGCTTCCGATGGCACATACGGCATATTTTCAGCTGACCCGGATGTGCTATGCATATCCGTCCATCAGGACCCTTCAAAAGTTTATCCGCATACAGGCTTCATAAAAGACATAGGTGTCCGTCCTGCGCTTGGTCTTTCTATTAACATGGAAATGCCTCTCAGGTCCGGGAACAAAGAGTATGGAATACTTTTTGAGGATATCATAGAAAAAGTAATGATAAAGTTTGACCCTGAAATTGTCATTTTAGAATGTGGATTTGATGCTTATCATAAAGAGTCCCTGTCACAGTTGGACCTAACTATCGATGGCTATTATAGCATTATCGATTTTCTTGCCAGTCGGTGGAAAGTTGTTTGTCTGCTGGAGGGGGGTTATCATGAGGACATCGGTTTGCTGGCAGCAGTTGTCCTTGAAGGGCTTATGGGTAGAAGGACCATTAAAGATGAGATCGATCAGATAGATCTGCTTGCATCCCGGCATGTGAACACGAGAAAGGAATTTCAGGAGAAACTGTCACGATTGAAGTTAATACTGAGTCCCTACTGGGACCTGGATAAACCTGTCTCCTGTCAGGTAAGGTGA
- a CDS encoding cell division inhibitor: protein MRGKRICIIDTDVNGPGIHSLFNIKYELTLVDFLQGTCRPSDVVYRYGNNELYIVPSKACEEDIITMFDTPREARDKMLGLINSIHKDLSIDHFLFDCSPGINRSSLLAMNIADRATIISTIDVQDIRGTYLLSSMADKLGTRAYLLFNRTPHDKRKEIDEVVKDFSKKLGTRLMGSISYDNSVARAWSRKLVMEDEPDCDYCLQLKEIADKLI from the coding sequence ATGCGCGGGAAAAGGATTTGCATTATCGACACGGATGTTAATGGCCCCGGTATCCACTCATTGTTTAATATCAAGTATGAACTGACACTTGTTGATTTCCTGCAGGGGACATGCAGGCCATCTGATGTGGTCTACAGGTATGGCAATAACGAGCTTTACATAGTCCCTTCAAAGGCATGTGAGGAAGATATTATAACAATGTTCGATACTCCCCGGGAAGCCAGGGATAAAATGCTTGGGCTTATAAACAGCATCCATAAGGACCTTTCTATCGATCATTTCCTTTTCGACTGCAGTCCGGGCATTAACAGGTCCAGTCTGCTTGCAATGAATATTGCTGACAGGGCAACCATTATCTCGACAATCGATGTTCAGGATATAAGGGGGACTTATCTTCTTTCCAGTATGGCGGATAAGCTGGGAACCCGCGCATATCTGCTCTTTAACAGGACTCCCCACGATAAGCGCAAGGAGATCGATGAAGTAGTAAAGGATTTCAGCAAAAAGCTTGGCACCAGGCTCATGGGATCGATAAGTTATGATAATTCGGTGGCACGTGCCTGGTCACGCAAACTTGTGATGGAGGATGAGCCGGATTGTGACTACTGCCTGCAATTAAAAGAAATTGCAGATAAGCTGATTTGA
- a CDS encoding flagellin, whose product MKANRTHLMKTNTRAQVGIGTLIIFIAMVLVAAVAAAVLIQTSGILQQKAQQTGKQSTQEVSSNLMVKNIEGVRSNSGTLSNTIDLLKLQVSLNVGSSPVDVNQVVISITDGATTHNLVYAGNGRVIAEMPSFNDTNASANLVTLKSGSNPGLYFTVDRIRDSDGSFSQANPVMNTGDLIMLYIATTELQLVPRTTVNIVMTPESGAATTAEFVTPSSYGVKENVQLYP is encoded by the coding sequence ATGAAAGCAAACAGAACACATTTAATGAAAACCAACACGAGGGCCCAGGTTGGTATTGGCACACTTATTATCTTCATTGCCATGGTGCTCGTTGCGGCTGTTGCGGCAGCCGTGCTGATCCAGACATCCGGCATACTGCAGCAGAAAGCCCAGCAAACCGGTAAGCAGTCAACCCAGGAAGTATCATCCAACCTGATGGTCAAGAACATCGAAGGCGTGCGTTCAAATAGTGGAACTTTATCTAATACAATTGATTTGCTCAAACTTCAGGTTTCTCTGAATGTTGGTAGCTCACCTGTAGACGTGAATCAGGTGGTTATCTCAATAACCGATGGAGCTACAACCCATAATCTTGTTTATGCAGGCAATGGCAGAGTAATTGCTGAAATGCCTTCTTTTAATGACACCAACGCCTCAGCTAATCTTGTTACCTTAAAAAGTGGTTCCAATCCTGGCCTGTACTTTACTGTTGATAGAATCCGTGATTCAGATGGCTCCTTCTCGCAGGCTAATCCTGTAATGAACACTGGTGATCTCATAATGCTATACATTGCAACCACAGAGTTGCAACTGGTTCCAAGGACCACGGTAAACATTGTAATGACTCCTGAATCCGGTGCGGCGACCACTGCAGAGTTTGTAACGCCCTCATCATACGGCGTCAAGGAAAATGTACAGCTGTATCCGTAA
- a CDS encoding circadian clock protein KaiC, which yields MRSSSFIKGLDDILCGGFISPSTVLIAGTAGSGKTNLCLQSLFHASVRGEKCAYISLLSGSRNKVISTTRQLGFFDDQVLTSRMLAIHSIGTDIIAKGDFSIFEHITDTVLSTSPTRVVIDTITILEAIGSTFEEREFRGCELRAFTQNLFMEFEERGILLMVTGEIKPESIAVNHWSYMADTILSLERKTTESGLERHLEVIKMRGSDFIPGKHPFVIGPEGIDMLKKGT from the coding sequence ATGAGAAGCTCATCTTTCATAAAAGGACTTGATGATATCCTGTGCGGAGGATTTATCTCACCTTCAACTGTCCTGATTGCAGGGACCGCCGGCTCAGGTAAGACCAATCTTTGCCTGCAGTCATTGTTCCATGCTTCCGTGAGAGGGGAGAAATGTGCCTACATATCTCTGCTTTCAGGTTCAAGGAACAAGGTGATCTCGACCACCCGCCAGCTTGGTTTTTTCGATGACCAGGTGCTTACTTCCAGAATGCTTGCCATCCACTCCATCGGCACAGATATCATAGCTAAAGGAGATTTCTCCATATTCGAACATATTACTGATACCGTCCTGAGCACTTCCCCGACCAGGGTTGTCATTGACACCATAACGATCCTGGAAGCGATAGGCAGCACTTTTGAGGAGAGGGAGTTCAGGGGCTGTGAACTAAGAGCCTTCACGCAAAACCTGTTCATGGAATTTGAGGAGAGAGGCATATTGCTCATGGTTACCGGAGAGATAAAACCGGAGTCCATTGCTGTCAATCACTGGTCATACATGGCAGACACCATCCTGTCCCTGGAAAGAAAGACAACTGAGAGCGGACTTGAAAGGCACCTGGAAGTGATCAAGATGCGTGGAAGCGACTTTATTCCAGGAAAGCATCCCTTCGTTATCGGTCCGGAAGGGATTGATATGCTGAAAAAAGGAACCTGA
- a CDS encoding flagellin, whose product MKAKNKTGIFADNQAQVGIGTLIIFIAMVLIAAVAASVLIQTSGILQQQAQSTGKQATQEVSSNLVVKNIEGVRAKNNATDMAGNVSLLRIRVGLNVGSAPVDLNQLIVTISDGSNTNDLLYANNEKTHGNAMADFSASATASVNLGKLLTETQATPGHNARYFFTAQKIRDDDTSFTQGNPIMNTGDLATIYVSTVSGSDLSYTTIGDVSTAGGQRDSNLDIGPRTTVTIVLTPESGATTMATFLTPSSYGTRESVQLYP is encoded by the coding sequence ATGAAAGCAAAAAATAAGACCGGAATATTCGCTGATAATCAAGCTCAGGTTGGTATTGGCACACTTATTATCTTCATTGCCATGGTGCTTATTGCTGCGGTCGCTGCTTCTGTGCTTATACAGACATCCGGCATTCTCCAGCAGCAGGCCCAGTCTACCGGCAAGCAGGCAACACAGGAGGTTTCCTCTAATCTGGTAGTTAAGAATATCGAAGGCGTCCGTGCAAAGAACAATGCTACTGACATGGCGGGCAATGTCTCTCTCCTGCGGATACGGGTAGGCCTGAATGTGGGGAGTGCCCCGGTGGACCTTAACCAACTGATAGTTACGATCTCAGATGGGTCTAACACCAACGATCTGCTCTATGCGAACAATGAGAAGACTCATGGTAATGCGATGGCAGATTTCTCCGCCTCAGCTACTGCATCTGTGAATCTGGGAAAGCTGCTTACGGAGACGCAGGCAACACCTGGTCACAATGCAAGGTATTTCTTTACAGCGCAGAAGATCCGGGACGATGATACGTCGTTCACTCAGGGAAATCCTATCATGAACACCGGAGACCTTGCAACTATATATGTGTCCACGGTCTCAGGTAGTGATCTTTCGTATACGACCATTGGCGATGTGTCCACTGCCGGCGGTCAGAGGGATTCTAATCTTGACATTGGGCCGCGAACAACAGTTACGATAGTACTGACGCCTGAATCGGGTGCAACGACGATGGCTACCTTTTTAACTCCGTCGTCTTATGGTACAAGGGAATCAGTCCAGCTCTATCCGTGA
- a CDS encoding histone deacetylase superfamily gives MSATQKEKTGKPDNEHIDVRKMLNDVMSSYFNDQLQDTSLSAASHEVAKLLEEIKEDIARDTPHNTPDNTSDNTPDNPSGTQEEVKQSSPKITGNIPDDAAATEGMPAVIAENALFSDAFREVEFQSVEVAIEKEDVSVRDEDDQIYSKIVSEALKAVPKQVVATVLDPIVENPVKKSVGPVPSGKIVDIGDSPVEIVNASVSSLPASVDKAILPAGQLFRSTNVATVQESHLNVKSVVEGKQKNLFNKKKDAKGDVPVTVPDAAVKTISSDRIAFLYNRKHTAHNPSVLSIKTFEVPDRITKAMWYLEKSNIFQSSQYDLVDDFSMATEKDLLRVHDESYIRFVSNYALNGGGFLGDSTYITPQTYDIAKLAAGAAIKAGDLVAGGKYSFSFVMTRPPGHHAGRNRYGGFCLFNNAAVLARYLQEVKGIEKIMILDWDAHAGDGTMEIFYDDPTVLTVSLHRDPHGFYPRRGFTKEAGVQAGKGYSVNVEMPPGSGDAEYMFAFDEVVVPLIESFSPGFIICSCGFDAYYKEKNVGLSLTSEGFHEMTSKVRSVHNGNFVLLMEGGYHDFNGQLCHSVLNALEGKPNPVHDALEVSSFKQNQQKQIFAETMSKVSEVKKVIPMLHEVLV, from the coding sequence GTGTCTGCAACTCAAAAAGAAAAGACCGGTAAGCCGGATAATGAGCATATCGATGTCAGGAAAATGCTCAATGACGTAATGTCTTCATACTTTAACGATCAGCTTCAAGACACCAGTCTCTCTGCTGCCTCTCATGAAGTTGCAAAGCTGCTGGAAGAGATAAAAGAAGATATCGCCCGTGATACTCCTCATAATACTCCTGATAATACCTCTGATAATACTCCCGACAATCCCTCCGGTACTCAGGAGGAAGTAAAGCAGTCTTCTCCAAAGATCACTGGGAATATTCCTGACGATGCAGCAGCAACTGAAGGGATGCCTGCCGTCATTGCGGAAAACGCTCTTTTTTCTGATGCTTTCAGGGAAGTTGAATTCCAATCAGTTGAAGTTGCTATTGAGAAAGAGGATGTATCTGTCAGGGATGAAGATGATCAGATCTATTCAAAGATCGTATCTGAAGCATTGAAGGCTGTCCCAAAGCAGGTAGTTGCAACAGTTCTCGACCCTATTGTGGAAAACCCTGTCAAAAAGTCAGTTGGCCCCGTGCCTTCCGGGAAAATCGTAGATATTGGTGATAGTCCGGTAGAAATTGTTAATGCCAGTGTGAGCTCTTTGCCTGCCTCAGTGGATAAGGCCATCCTGCCGGCCGGTCAGCTCTTCCGTTCGACGAATGTGGCAACAGTGCAGGAGTCCCATTTAAATGTAAAATCTGTGGTGGAAGGAAAACAGAAAAACCTCTTTAATAAAAAGAAAGATGCTAAAGGGGATGTTCCTGTCACTGTGCCTGATGCAGCAGTGAAAACAATTTCTTCAGACAGGATAGCTTTTCTTTATAATAGGAAGCACACTGCACATAATCCTTCTGTGCTATCTATCAAGACATTTGAAGTTCCTGACCGGATAACAAAAGCAATGTGGTATCTTGAAAAAAGCAACATATTCCAAAGCAGCCAATATGATCTGGTAGATGATTTCTCGATGGCGACAGAGAAGGATCTCCTGCGGGTCCATGATGAGTCCTACATACGCTTTGTAAGCAACTATGCCTTAAACGGTGGCGGTTTCCTTGGTGATAGCACCTATATCACTCCCCAGACCTATGATATAGCAAAGCTGGCAGCAGGAGCTGCAATAAAAGCCGGTGATCTGGTGGCCGGTGGCAAGTACTCCTTCTCTTTTGTCATGACAAGGCCCCCCGGTCATCATGCAGGCAGGAACAGGTATGGTGGTTTCTGTCTTTTCAACAATGCAGCTGTCCTTGCCCGGTACCTGCAAGAAGTAAAGGGTATTGAGAAAATAATGATCCTTGACTGGGATGCACATGCAGGGGATGGCACCATGGAGATATTCTACGACGACCCGACAGTGCTTACAGTATCCCTGCACCGTGATCCTCATGGATTCTATCCCCGGCGAGGTTTCACAAAGGAAGCCGGAGTCCAGGCTGGCAAAGGGTATTCTGTCAACGTTGAGATGCCGCCGGGTTCAGGGGATGCGGAATATATGTTTGCCTTTGACGAAGTCGTGGTACCTCTTATAGAAAGCTTCTCGCCGGGATTTATAATATGTTCTTGCGGATTTGATGCGTACTATAAGGAGAAGAACGTCGGGTTGAGCCTGACATCAGAAGGTTTCCATGAAATGACCTCCAAAGTAAGGTCTGTGCATAATGGTAATTTTGTGCTCCTGATGGAAGGGGGATATCATGATTTTAACGGGCAGCTATGCCACAGTGTGTTAAACGCTCTTGAAGGAAAGCCTAATCCTGTGCACGATGCACTTGAAGTCTCAAGTTTCAAGCAGAATCAGCAGAAGCAAATATTCGCAGAGACCATGAGCAAGGTGTCAGAAGTGAAAAAAGTAATTCCGATGCTTCATGAGGTGTTAGTATAG
- a CDS encoding GCN5-like N-acetyltransferase, translating to MHKAGNVSYCLLESEDVVDSLRIEVGHSGTPGFNYFHNNFGMPYDFLMKTSVSSGHALFVSIDACNRLLGFARFEKVSDNIEKIHRGKKNVVRHSVHLLRSIEVHPSCRNMGIGRLLFAIAAKNLRSNVITKPDNPDAARFFKERLMFDPICGTDCIVLPRYRDCLLLPYPKARLLLRQLAGNYPRMVMPELVDSYEALKFKSNMGKHIPKDDILAFEHYLANSRHLLDRKLSTEMDTLLESLCT from the coding sequence TTGCATAAGGCCGGCAATGTCTCTTACTGCCTGCTTGAATCGGAGGATGTAGTTGACAGTCTCAGGATCGAGGTAGGCCATTCAGGTACACCTGGTTTCAATTACTTTCACAACAACTTCGGAATGCCTTATGATTTCCTGATGAAGACCTCTGTTTCTTCAGGACATGCACTGTTCGTTTCCATTGATGCCTGCAATCGGCTTCTTGGATTTGCCAGGTTTGAAAAGGTATCAGATAATATCGAAAAGATACACAGGGGAAAGAAGAATGTTGTCCGCCACTCTGTTCACCTGCTCCGCAGTATCGAGGTTCATCCATCCTGCAGGAATATGGGTATTGGTAGATTGCTATTTGCGATCGCTGCTAAAAACCTGAGATCAAATGTGATAACAAAGCCTGACAATCCTGATGCTGCCCGCTTCTTTAAGGAAAGGCTGATGTTTGATCCTATATGTGGCACTGATTGCATTGTATTGCCACGCTACAGGGATTGCCTACTGCTTCCGTATCCTAAAGCCAGGCTCCTTCTCAGGCAGCTTGCAGGAAATTATCCACGGATGGTCATGCCTGAACTTGTCGATTCATATGAGGCCCTCAAGTTCAAGTCAAATATGGGTAAACATATCCCAAAGGATGACATACTTGCATTTGAGCATTACCTGGCCAACTCCAGGCACCTGCTGGACAGGAAGCTCTCAACGGAGATGGACACGCTTCTGGAAAGCCTCTGCACCTGA
- a CDS encoding flagellin yields MKANRTHLMKTNTRAQVGIGTLIIFIAMVLVAAVAAAVLIQTSGILQQKAQQTGKQSTQEVSSNLMVKNIEGIRSNSGTLSNTIDLLKLQVALNVGSSPVDVNQVVVTITDGATTHNLVYAGNGRVIAEMPSFNDTNAAANLVTLKSGSNPGLYFTVDRIRDADGSFSQSNPVMNTGDLMMLYIATTELTLVPRTTVNIVMTPESGAATTAEFVTPSSYGVRESVQLYP; encoded by the coding sequence ATGAAAGCAAACAGAACACATTTAATGAAAACCAACACGCGAGCCCAGGTGGGTATTGGTACTCTTATCATATTCATCGCCATGGTACTCGTTGCGGCTGTTGCGGCAGCCGTGCTGATCCAGACATCCGGCATACTGCAGCAGAAAGCCCAGCAGACCGGTAAGCAGTCAACCCAGGAAGTATCATCCAACCTGATGGTCAAGAACATCGAAGGCATACGTTCAAATAGTGGAACTTTATCTAATACAATTGATTTGCTCAAACTTCAGGTTGCTCTGAATGTAGGCAGTTCACCTGTAGATGTTAATCAGGTAGTTGTCACAATAACTGATGGAGCTACAACCCATAATCTTGTTTATGCAGGCAATGGCAGAGTAATTGCTGAAATGCCTTCTTTTAATGACACCAACGCCGCAGCTAATCTTGTTACCTTAAAAAGTGGTTCCAATCCTGGCCTGTACTTTACTGTTGATAGGATTCGTGATGCAGATGGCTCCTTCTCGCAGTCTAATCCTGTAATGAACACAGGTGATCTCATGATGCTATACATTGCGACCACAGAGTTGACTCTGGTTCCAAGGACCACGGTAAACATTGTAATGACCCCTGAATCCGGTGCAGCGACCACTGCAGAGTTTGTAACGCCTTCTTCATATGGTGTCAGGGAATCCGTACAGCTGTATCCATAA
- a CDS encoding putative circadian clock protein KaiC — protein sequence MSRERRIPTGIAGLDRVIEGGVRDNTTLLVVGSSGTGKSTFAMQYLNYGLEHGENGLYISMEEPPEQIMREAKMLGFNLDKYYEKELFFFHSKGKDFVKLVDEQLPALVEMNKNFSVKTRVVIDPLTPLTWAIQDKQEQREVITKLFYTLKQLGPVLITTEEHAAPGETIGEDVLIPIYMSDGAVHLTYRPIGGAFNRALEIIKMRATRHGEEVYPYIFVRGIGVVVRTTPLVSAEDMRKYDDLFNKAIRTAADLGANETVLERLAYVKENWSYPFSPKETLQIFFESQGLTDALTKDEIARRKEESMPSDIQLDLKELSTKASLKSVVAEPEEEGLIEIDNLRDLEEMLQ from the coding sequence ATGAGCAGAGAGAGACGAATCCCGACCGGGATAGCAGGTCTTGACAGGGTCATTGAAGGCGGTGTCAGGGATAATACTACCTTGCTTGTTGTCGGCTCAAGTGGTACGGGTAAATCCACTTTTGCCATGCAGTATCTCAATTACGGGCTGGAACATGGTGAGAATGGCCTTTATATCAGCATGGAAGAGCCACCTGAGCAGATAATGCGTGAAGCCAAGATGCTTGGTTTCAATCTGGATAAGTATTATGAAAAAGAGTTATTCTTCTTCCATTCAAAGGGCAAGGATTTCGTAAAGCTTGTGGATGAGCAGCTGCCTGCACTGGTGGAGATGAACAAGAACTTCTCTGTGAAGACACGCGTTGTTATAGATCCCCTGACGCCTCTTACATGGGCTATCCAGGACAAGCAGGAGCAGCGTGAGGTGATAACCAAGCTGTTCTATACTCTAAAGCAGCTGGGTCCGGTCCTGATAACAACTGAGGAGCATGCAGCTCCGGGTGAGACCATAGGCGAGGATGTGCTTATACCCATATATATGTCCGACGGTGCAGTCCACCTTACCTATCGCCCTATAGGCGGTGCTTTCAACAGGGCTTTGGAGATCATAAAAATGCGAGCCACAAGGCATGGTGAGGAAGTCTACCCCTATATTTTCGTGCGGGGTATAGGAGTTGTAGTGCGTACTACTCCGCTGGTGTCAGCCGAAGACATGCGTAAGTATGATGATCTGTTCAACAAGGCCATAAGGACAGCTGCAGACCTTGGAGCCAACGAAACCGTACTTGAGCGTCTTGCCTACGTTAAGGAGAACTGGTCATATCCCTTCTCACCCAAGGAAACGCTGCAGATATTCTTCGAATCCCAGGGGCTTACTGATGCGCTTACCAAAGACGAGATCGCCCGGAGGAAAGAGGAGAGCATGCCTTCTGACATACAGCTTGACCTGAAGGAGCTTTCAACAAAAGCTTCCCTTAAATCCGTTGTCGCGGAGCCTGAAGAAGAAGGTCTGATAGAGATAGATAATCTTCGTGATCTGGAAGAGATGCTACAGTAA
- the trpC gene encoding indole-3-glycerol-phosphate synthase translates to MHSVIHEIIRSTEERVKLISYHHCNKYSSSEKRGIVASIQKKIDEGKVAVISEVKPASPRRKLKDIPPGDAAAIARLMEEAGAVAISVLTEPQFFRGSLDNLLAVRESVSIPVLRKDFIINEIQVEEVGSDMILLIVSVLGESVREMVTLVRSKGMEPLVEVHDLEELDIALSTDTRLIGINNRDLSTLETDLEVTSRLAPLIRKYDAKNGTRHIIISESGISNAADVCKVIEAGADGILVGTSIIESDDVYAKTKELVEALR, encoded by the coding sequence ATGCATTCTGTTATCCATGAAATAATCAGATCGACTGAAGAAAGAGTAAAACTTATCAGCTACCATCATTGCAATAAATACTCATCTTCAGAGAAAAGAGGTATTGTGGCATCAATCCAAAAAAAGATAGATGAAGGGAAAGTAGCTGTGATATCTGAGGTGAAGCCGGCATCACCCCGCAGGAAACTGAAAGATATACCCCCCGGGGACGCAGCTGCAATAGCCAGGTTGATGGAAGAGGCTGGTGCTGTGGCAATATCCGTGCTGACAGAGCCGCAATTTTTCAGGGGGTCCCTGGATAACCTGCTGGCTGTCAGAGAGAGTGTCAGCATTCCGGTGCTGCGCAAGGATTTCATCATTAATGAGATACAGGTTGAAGAAGTAGGATCTGATATGATATTACTCATCGTGAGCGTCCTTGGGGAATCGGTTAGGGAAATGGTCACGCTGGTCCGGAGTAAAGGAATGGAGCCGCTGGTCGAGGTCCATGATCTGGAAGAGCTTGATATAGCCCTGTCAACAGATACCCGCCTGATAGGGATCAATAACAGGGACCTGAGCACACTTGAAACTGACCTTGAAGTTACCTCACGCCTGGCACCGCTTATCCGTAAGTACGATGCCAAGAACGGGACCAGACACATCATTATTAGTGAGAGCGGGATCAGCAATGCAGCCGATGTATGTAAAGTGATTGAGGCCGGCGCCGACGGGATACTTGTCGGCACGTCCATTATCGAAAGTGACGATGTTTATGCAAAAACGAAAGAGCTTGTTGAAGCACTCAGATGA